From Tripterygium wilfordii isolate XIE 37 chromosome 13, ASM1340144v1, whole genome shotgun sequence, the proteins below share one genomic window:
- the LOC120013825 gene encoding uncharacterized protein LOC120013825 isoform X3 yields MVPSTRSTDRQVTTSANKGRSLGRTGSQDVEENDPAYFQLSHPVHENLRTTNVEYRGTRGSFVHEFVRELLQKGDSAQKFMQGSRSIKIDNWMLLDNYVHGRGSSTGYRMRALQSHSKRSKGHMSLKQHKKYGSFDLPQHLQKKNQLAQCLLNADLHGAYILVVPKKACVFICLVDCLKITLLGDKLTSRKLGF; encoded by the exons ATGGTTCCTTCTACGCGTTCAACAGATAGGCAAGTGACTACCTCAGCCAACAAAG GGCGTTCTTTAGGTCGCACTGGGTCGCAAg ATGTGGAAGAAAATGATCCTGCATATTTCCAACTTTCCCATCCTGTACATGAGAACCTACGGACAACCAATGTGgag TATCGTGGTACAAGAGGAAGTTTTGTTCATGAGTTTGTGCGTGAGCTTCTTCAAAAAGGTGATTCAGCTCAGAAGTTCATGCAAGGGTCCCGAAGtataaaaattgataattgGATGCTTCTTGATAATTATGTGCATGGACGTGGCAGCTCTACTGGCTATCGTATGAGAGCCTTGCAAAGCCATTCAAAGCGCTCCAAAGGGCACATGTCCTTGAAGCAGCATAAAAAATATGGATCATTTGATTTGCCTCAGCATCTCCAAAA GAAGAATCAGTTAGCTCAATGTCTTCTCAATGCAGATCTACATGGTGCTTATATTCTAG TTGTACCCAAAAAAGCCTGTGTCTTTATATGCCTGGTTGATTGCTTGAAAATTACATTGCTCGGCGACAAACTTACTTCAAGAAAATTGGGCTTTTAA
- the LOC120013824 gene encoding protein IQ-DOMAIN 1-like produces the protein MGRKGNWFSSVKKAISPDSKEKKNQESNKSKKKWFGKQKHLNTDSSLLESITAPAPPPPPPPTLSPPRPSPQIVEIASNDVADFTTATAVAPLATAEVVKVAAVARFAGKSREEVACIKIQTAFRGYLARRAIRALRGLFRLKSLMEGPAVKRQAITSLRCMQTLARVQSQIRSRRIRMSEENQALQRQLLQKHAKEFENLRMGEEWDDSLQSKEQIEASLLSKYEAAMRRERAMAYAFSHQKTLKNSSRPTTLMFMDPRNPTWGWSWLERFMAARPWEARSVSEKELNNDHSSIKSASRSMVGGEICKSYASYQLNSEMPSPTASQQPSQTINRQSPSTPSKPAAPFVARKLKPPSPRGSACAPDDDSKSMSSLQSNRHRRHSIAASSVRDDESLANSPSVPSYMVFTQSAKAKSRLQSPLGAEKNGTPGKENESWGSAKKRLSYPPSPARPRRLSAPPKMVNLSNNGS, from the exons ATGGGGAGGAAAGGAAATTGGTTTAGCTCTGTAAAGAAAGCTATCAGCCCGGAttccaaggagaagaaaaaccaG GAATCAAATAAGTCCAAGAAGAAATGGTTTGGCAAGCAAAAACATTTAAATACTGATTCATCATTGTTAGAATCAATAACTGCacctgctcctcctcctcctcctcctccaacacTATCTCCTCCTCGTCCTTCTCCCCAGATAGTAGAGATAGCATCAAATGACGTTGCTGATTTCACCACCGCTACTGCTGTTGCTCCCCTGGCCACAGCAGAGGTTGTTAAAGTCGCTGCAGTAGCTCGATTTGCAGGCAAATCAAGGGAAGAAGTGGCTTGTATCAAGATTCAAACAGCATTTCGAGGATACCTG GCTAGAAGGGCAATACGGGCACTAAGAGGGTTGTTCAGGCTCAAATCATTGATGGAGGGGCCTGCTGTTAAACGACAAGCCATAACTTCCCTCCGATGCATGCAGACTCTGGCTCGTGTGCAGTCTCAGATTCGTTCGAGGAGAATCAGAATGTCAGAAGAGAACCAGGCTCTCCAGAGACAACTCCTACAGAAACATGCGAAAGAGTTTGAGAATTTGCGG ATGGGAGAGGAATGGGATGACAGCTTACAATCAAAGGAACAAATTGAAGCTAGCTTACTGAGTAAGTATGAAGCAGCTATGCGAAGAGAAAGAGCAATGGCTTATGCTTTCTCCCACCAG AAAACATTGAAGAATTCCTCAAGACCTACAACTCTGATGTTTATGGATCCAAGAAATCCCACATGGGGTTGGAGCTGGTTGGAAAGGTTCATGGCAGCCCGACCTTGGGAGGCCCGTAGCGTGTCTGAGAAAGAACTCAATAATGACCACTCATCCATAAAGAGTGCAAGCCGCAGCATGGTTGGAGGAGAAATATGCAAATCTTATGCAAGCTACCAACTCAACTCTGAGATGCCTTCCCCCACAGCCAGCCAACAACCAAGCCAGACTATAAACCGTCAGTCCCCCTCAACTCCTTCAAAGCCAGCTGCTCCCTTCGTTGCTCGAAAATTGAAGCCACCAAGCCCACGGGGCAGTGCTTGTGCTCCAGATGACGACTCTAAAAGCATGTCCAGTCTACAGTCAAATCGACACAGGAGGCACAGCATTGCAGCTTCATCAGTGCGTGATGATGAGAGTTTGGCAAACTCTCCTTCAGTCCCGAGTTACATGGTATTTACTCAGTCTGCAAAAGCCAAGTCTAGGTTGCAGAGCCCCCTAGGAGCAGAGAAGAATGGGACAccaggaaaagaaaatgaatccTGGGGGTCTGCAAAGAAACGTCTTTCTTATCCACCCTCACCGGCTAGGCCCAGACGGCTTTCTGCTCCCCCAAAGATGGTAAATCTCTCCAATAATGGCAGTTGA
- the LOC120012423 gene encoding uncharacterized protein LOC120012423, whose product MAEKCLIAASLAALVCHPSSTIKCFKPKPAPSTSPHKEKPVHKLPSKSKQKVPSPPTIPQTGDPFSIVSELVDGDPSMGIVETIFRSGWSYEVSLTIEKVLKVKHSVDALDRFEEHRERVKSKYANLRKRKPRLVADGNEVLQFHGASITCSLGRNGCLCICNRKCCRVCRTIASRRGSMSFHSSSWGAHEKVTTECALKGSSARKAMVICRVIAGRIASRQIHRFVDAEEVHFDSMVIGHQTSDSDSEELIVLDPKAVLPCFVVIYNVHKLP is encoded by the coding sequence ATGGCTGAAAAATGCCTAATTGCAGCTTCTTTAGCAGCTTTGGTATGCCATCCTAGCTCAACCATCAAGTGTTTCAAACCCAAACCAGCCCCCTCCACCTCCCCACACAAAGAAAAACCAGTCCATAAACTGCCATCAAAATCCAAGCAAAAAGTACCATCTCCTCCAACTATACCACAAACTGGTGATCCTTTCAGTATCGTATCGGAACTGGTCGATGGAGATCCCTCGATGGGTATTGTGGAAACCATTTTCCGATCGGGGTGGTCGTACGAGGTAAGTCTTACAATTGAGAAGGTGTTGAAGGTGAAACATAGTGTAGATGCACTTGACAGGTTTGAAGAGCATAGGGAGAGAGTTAAATCAAAGTATGCAAACCTTCGTAAGAGAAAGCCGAGACTGGTGGCGGATGGGAACGAGGTCCTGCAGTTCCATGGTGCCAGTATCACTTGTTCGCTTGGGAGAAATGGATGTTTGTGCATCTGCAACAGGAAGTGTTGCAGGGTTTGCAGAACGATTGCTTCGAGAAGAGGATCGATGTCTTTTCATAGCAGCAGTTGGGGAGCACATGAGAAGGTTACTACTGAATGTGCTCTGAAAGGGTCATCCGCAAGGAAGGCAATGGTGATCTGTAGGGTGATTGCTGGTCGCATTGCCAGTCGTCAGATACATAGATTTGTAGATGCAGAAGAGGTTCACTTTGATTCTATGGTCATTGGTCATCAAACAAGTGACTCAGACTCAGAGGAGCTGATAGTTTTAGATCCAAAGGCCGTCCTTCCATGCTTTGTGGTGATATACAATGTCCACAAACTGCCTTAG
- the LOC120013825 gene encoding uncharacterized protein LOC120013825 isoform X1, translating into MVPSTRSTDRQVTTSANKGRSLGRTGSQDVEENDPAYFQLSHPVHENLRTTNVEYRGTRGSFVHEFVRELLQKGDSAQKFMQGSRSIKIDNWMLLDNYVHGRGSSTGYRMRALQSHSKRSKGHMSLKQHKKYGSFDLPQHLQKYDPFKSMNEMWKDYMMQLVKTSGKNQLAQCLLNADLHGAYILGDSHYYVMQFARVLPLQMSATSVHNKKYFKLYPKKPVSLYAWLIA; encoded by the exons ATGGTTCCTTCTACGCGTTCAACAGATAGGCAAGTGACTACCTCAGCCAACAAAG GGCGTTCTTTAGGTCGCACTGGGTCGCAAg ATGTGGAAGAAAATGATCCTGCATATTTCCAACTTTCCCATCCTGTACATGAGAACCTACGGACAACCAATGTGgag TATCGTGGTACAAGAGGAAGTTTTGTTCATGAGTTTGTGCGTGAGCTTCTTCAAAAAGGTGATTCAGCTCAGAAGTTCATGCAAGGGTCCCGAAGtataaaaattgataattgGATGCTTCTTGATAATTATGTGCATGGACGTGGCAGCTCTACTGGCTATCGTATGAGAGCCTTGCAAAGCCATTCAAAGCGCTCCAAAGGGCACATGTCCTTGAAGCAGCATAAAAAATATGGATCATTTGATTTGCCTCAGCATCTCCAAAA ATATGATCCTTTTAAGTCGATGAATGAGATGTGGAAAGACTACATGATGCAACTTGTCAAAACTTCTGG GAAGAATCAGTTAGCTCAATGTCTTCTCAATGCAGATCTACATGGTGCTTATATTCTAG GTGATTCACATTATTATGTTATGCAATTTGCACGTGTGCTACCATTGCAAATGTCTGCCACTTCTGTGCACAACAAAAAGTATTTTAAG TTGTACCCAAAAAAGCCTGTGTCTTTATATGCCTGGTTGATTGCTTGA
- the LOC120012199 gene encoding uncharacterized protein LOC120012199 isoform X1 — MSNEEEAEVRRLYQCARKYERIVKQFDELIEILDNRTRPPKRRRVLSSSCSRGSGSSCAPVSSSQPDNNEVFVQTISRLLRELRANSATDDPDCSTSNGDDK, encoded by the exons ATGTCTAATGAAGAGGAAGCAGAAGTTAGGAGGCTCTATCAGTGCGCAAGGAAGTATGAAAGAATTGTAAAACAg TTTGATGAGTTGATCGAGATACTGGACAACAGAACCAGACCACCAAAACGACGACGAGTGCTATCCTCT AGTTGTTCTAGAGGGAGCGGCAGTTCTTGTGCTCCCGTCTCCTCGAGTCAACCTGACAACAATGAAGTATTTGTGCAGACCATATCAAGGCTTCTGCGTGAACTGAGAGCTAACTCTGCAACAGATGATCCTGATTGCTCCACAAGCAACGGAGATGATAAATAG
- the LOC120013804 gene encoding ubiquitin-like protein 5, which yields MIEVVLNDRLGKKVRVKCNEDDTIGDLKKLVAAQTGTRADKIRIQKWYNIYKDHITLRDYEIHDGMGLELYYS from the coding sequence ATGATCGAGGTGGTGCTGAACGATCGGCTTGGGAAGAAGGTGAGGGTGAAGTGCAACGAAGATGACACGATCGGCGATCTCAAGAAGTTGGTGGCTGCGCAGACCGGAACCAGAGCTGACAAGATAAGGATCCAGAAGTGGTACAATATCTACAAGGATCATATCACTCTCAGGGACTACGAGATCCATGATGGCATGGGCCTCGAGCTCTACTATAGCTAA
- the LOC120012198 gene encoding uncharacterized protein LOC120012198, giving the protein MDCKKQQTTATARDADLNRRRGFVGEKGTKRFAAEGERMGRESRRMLVGFVVAMALGTAVYLRLWAIDYAISADDTELLRRQFDLANREAMDESAEWRMRYDVEAERATDCDKQLIENNKSHKKNVEDVTRMRQKVAMLQQENLVLVKQVEALKKEVESAKLQCRS; this is encoded by the exons ATGGACTGCAAGAAGCAGCAAACAACAGCAACCGCACGGGACGCAGACCTGAACCGTAGAAGAGGTTTCGTCGGAGAAAAAGGGACTAAAAGATTTGCTGCGGAGGGAGAGAGAATGGGAAGAGAGAGTCGGAGGATGCTGGTGGGTTTTGTGGTGGCGATGGCGTTGGGGACTGCTGTCTACTTAAGGCTTTGGGCCATCGATTACGCTATCTCCGCTGATGATACTGAATTGCTAAG GAGACAGTTTGATCTTGCCAACAGGGAAGCAATGGATGAGTCTGCCGAGTGGAGGATGCGCTACGATGTGGAGGCAGAGAGGGCTACCGACTGTGATAAGCAACTGATTGAG AATAACAAGTCCCATAAGAAGAATGTGGAGGATGTTACTAGAATGAGGCAAAAGGTGGCAATGCTGCAACAG GAAAACTTAGTCTTGGTTAAACAAGTTGAagctttaaaaaaagaagtggaATCTGCAAAGTTGCAATGCCGCTCATGA
- the LOC120013825 gene encoding uncharacterized protein LOC120013825 isoform X2: MVPSTRSTDRQVTTSANKGRSLGRTGSQDVEENDPAYFQLSHPVHENLRTTNVEYRGTRGSFVHEFVRELLQKGDSAQKFMQGSRSIKIDNWMLLDNYVHGRGSSTGYRMRALQSHSKRSKGHMSLKQHKKYGSFDLPQHLQKYDPFKSMNEMWKDYMMQLVKTSGKNQLAQCLLNADLHGAYILVVPKKACVFICLVDCLKITLLGDKLTSRKLGF; this comes from the exons ATGGTTCCTTCTACGCGTTCAACAGATAGGCAAGTGACTACCTCAGCCAACAAAG GGCGTTCTTTAGGTCGCACTGGGTCGCAAg ATGTGGAAGAAAATGATCCTGCATATTTCCAACTTTCCCATCCTGTACATGAGAACCTACGGACAACCAATGTGgag TATCGTGGTACAAGAGGAAGTTTTGTTCATGAGTTTGTGCGTGAGCTTCTTCAAAAAGGTGATTCAGCTCAGAAGTTCATGCAAGGGTCCCGAAGtataaaaattgataattgGATGCTTCTTGATAATTATGTGCATGGACGTGGCAGCTCTACTGGCTATCGTATGAGAGCCTTGCAAAGCCATTCAAAGCGCTCCAAAGGGCACATGTCCTTGAAGCAGCATAAAAAATATGGATCATTTGATTTGCCTCAGCATCTCCAAAA ATATGATCCTTTTAAGTCGATGAATGAGATGTGGAAAGACTACATGATGCAACTTGTCAAAACTTCTGG GAAGAATCAGTTAGCTCAATGTCTTCTCAATGCAGATCTACATGGTGCTTATATTCTAG TTGTACCCAAAAAAGCCTGTGTCTTTATATGCCTGGTTGATTGCTTGAAAATTACATTGCTCGGCGACAAACTTACTTCAAGAAAATTGGGCTTTTAA
- the LOC120012199 gene encoding uncharacterized protein LOC120012199 isoform X2, which yields MSNEEEAEVRRLYQCARKYERIVKQFDELIEILDNRTRPPKRRRVLSSTISRLLRELRANSATDDPDCSTSNGDDK from the exons ATGTCTAATGAAGAGGAAGCAGAAGTTAGGAGGCTCTATCAGTGCGCAAGGAAGTATGAAAGAATTGTAAAACAg TTTGATGAGTTGATCGAGATACTGGACAACAGAACCAGACCACCAAAACGACGACGAGTGCTATCCTCT ACCATATCAAGGCTTCTGCGTGAACTGAGAGCTAACTCTGCAACAGATGATCCTGATTGCTCCACAAGCAACGGAGATGATAAATAG
- the LOC120013280 gene encoding uncharacterized protein LOC120013280, with protein sequence MRKYIANQSQRGGGEEGKKKKKDKQRPETENIFFKACISMASRRLFNSKSSNIYLSPESFDSLTTGSHVEFDEADLYNFNESLQLETKKSTPTSRSKKSLRKIDRPERDNTVTSASLPVNVPDWSKILKEDPPGNSQNIGSYDDNSDQDDRIPPHEYLARVRGASFSVHEGFGRTLKGRDLRCVRNAIWQKTGFED encoded by the coding sequence ATGCGTAAATACATAGCCAACCAGAGCCAgcgaggaggaggagaagaaggaaaaaaaaaaaaaaaagacaaacagaGACCGGAGACGGAGAACATTTTCTTCAAAGCTTGCATTTCAATGGCCTCAAGGAGACTCTTCAATTCAAAATCCAGTAACATCTACCTAAGCCCAGAGAGCTTCGATTCGCTCACAACGGGCTCTCATGTCGAGTTCGACGAGGCCGATCTTTACAATTTCAACGAATCCTTACAATTGGAGACCAAGAAATCAACACCCACTTCCCGTTCGAAGAAAAGCCTGAGAAAGATTGATAGGCCAGAACGAGACAATACGGTGACTTCCGCTTCATTGCCGGTGAACGTACCGGACTGGTCGAAGATTCTGAAAGAAGATCCTCCTGGTAATAGTCAAAACATAGGAAGCTACGACGACAACAGCGATCAGGACGATAGGATCCCTCCTCATGAGTACTTGGCCAGAGTCAGAGGTGCTTCATTTTCCGTTCATGAAGGGTTTGGGAGAACGCTCAAAGGGAGAGACCTTCGTTGCGTGCGAAATGCGATTTGGCAGAAAACTGGGTTCGAAGATTAG
- the LOC120012195 gene encoding CASP-like protein 5A2, with translation MNASQPAVHPVEAPPLREGAMNNEPPRMRMKDTQGMPGTVGGLGLRLSQFVFSLVSLCVMVSTPDFNSVTAFNHLVVAVSLQNVWSLFLAILDIYALLVRRSLRNYLITRVFAIGDGITSTLTFATASASAGITVLVANDLNKCAGNHCASFESATAMAFLSWMVSLPSFLLNFWSLASQ, from the exons ATGAATGCGAGCCAGCCCGCGGTGCACCCAGTGGAGGCGCCGCCGTTGAGGGAGGGGGCAATGAATAATGAACCGCCAAGGATGAGGATGAAGGACACTCAAGGGATGCCAGGGACTGTCGGTGGCCTCGGTCTCCGTCTCTCTCAATTCGTCTTTTCTCTGGTATCGCTCTGCGTTATGGTATCCACCCCTGATTTCAACTCCGTGACGGCTTTTAA TCACCTGGTGGTTGCTGTTAGCTTGCAAAATGTGTGGAGCTTGTTCTTAGCAATTCTTGATATTTATGCCCTTTTAGTGAGACGGAGCCTGCGCAATTATTTGATCACTCGTGTCTTTGCCATTGGTGATGGG ATTACATCCACCCTTACCTTTGCTACTGCTAGTGCATCTGCTGGCATCACGGTCCTCGTTGCCAATGATCTTAATAAATGTGCTGGAAACCACTGTGCTAGCTTTGAGAGTGCTACAGCTATGGCTTTTCTCAGCTGGATGGTGTCGTTGCCCTCCTTCCTTTTGAACTTCTGGTCATTGGCTTCTCAGTAA